One Diospyros lotus cultivar Yz01 chromosome 1, ASM1463336v1, whole genome shotgun sequence genomic window carries:
- the LOC127803104 gene encoding S-adenosylmethionine synthase 1-like gives MDTFLFTSESVNQGHPDKLCDQISYAILDAYLEQDPESKVDCEICVKTKMVVVFDRPHTCRGIGFVSFEVGLDADNCKVLVNVEQQSPDIAQSVHGHLTKKPEEIGASDQGHMFGYATDETPELMPLTHVLATKIGAKLDEVRKNGVCPWLWPDGRTEVTMEYQNEGGSMIPLRVQTVLISTQHNSTVTNELQISKDLKEHVIKAVIPSKYLDKMTIFLLNPARQFVIGGPRGHVGLLGRKKIVDTYGGWGAYGGGAFSGKDASKVHRSGAYIARKVAKSVVASNLAKRCIVQVSYAIGVPEPLSVFVDTYGTGKVSDRDLLDQVKKTFNFRRGMTIVNLDLKTGDSFR, from the exons ATGGATACTTTTCTCTTCACCTCTGAATCTGTTAACCAAGGCCACCCTGACAAGCTCTGTGATCAAATATCTTATGCAATCCTGGATGCTTACCTGGAGCAAGATCCTGAAAGTAAAGTTGATTGTGAGATCTGTGTCAAAACAAAGATGGTGGTTGTATTTG ATCGTCCGCATACATGTAGAGGCATTGGATTTGTGTCTTTTGAAGTTGGCCTTGATGCCGATAATTGCAAGGTTCTTGTTAACGTTGAACAACAAAGCCCCGACATTGCCCAGAGTGTCCATGGCCACCTCACCAAGAAACCCGAGGAAATTGGAGCTAGTGACCAGGGCCATATGTTTGGATATGCAACCGACGAAACCCCTGAGCTGATGCCTCTTACTCATGTCCTCGCCACCAAGATTGGAGCCAAGCTCGATGAGGTGAGAAAGAATGGGGTATGCCCCTGGCTTTGGCCTGATGGCAGAACTGAAGTGACTATGGAGTATCAGAATGAGGGAGGATCCATGATCCCACTCAGGGTCCAGACCGTCCTCATTTCAACCCAACACAACTCCACTGTCACGAACGAATTACAAATTTCCAAGGACTTGAAGGAACATGTGATCAAGGCAGTAATTCCCTCAAAGTACCTTGACAAGATGACAATTTTCCTCCTCAACCCAGCAAGGCAGTTTGTCATTGGCGGGCCTCGCGGACATGTAGGGCttttgggaagaaaaaaaattgtcgACACCTACGGTGGTTGGGGTGCATATGGTGGCGGTGCCTTCTCCGGCAAGGATGCAAGCAAGGTGCACCGTAGTGGTGCATATATTGCCAGGAAGGTTGCAAAAAGCGTGGTGGCTTCCAATCTTGCCAAGCGATGTATAGTGCAAGTTTCTTATGCAATTGGTGTGCCAGAACCTTTATCTGTCTTTGTGGACACTTACGGAACAGGGAAGGTTTCAGACAGGGATCTACTAGATCAGGTCAAGAAAACCTTCAATTTCAGGCGGGGGATGACCATAGTCAATCTCGATCTTAAAACAGGAGACAGTTTCCGGTAA